The following coding sequences lie in one Macrobrachium nipponense isolate FS-2020 chromosome 45, ASM1510439v2, whole genome shotgun sequence genomic window:
- the LOC135214196 gene encoding dnaJ homolog subfamily C member 7-like has product MKGNMLYKLGRLEEACECFLRVLDVADDQADYRLRLGLCLLLLGRHSEAMVQLEGLNGREDLVAAAKALQRMQRHGCPYYILGIAETANLKDIEWACRKRTLKFDPDRCQGSEEERQCRKEIMQKVNYANNLLHDAEERGEYDAVREFIKDLAAKVFQDPQEPMKSSCDLLGPFGGLTVRWVFTAAPPGSNQQREVPPPPTHPSCNQNHRMGQENRTASGA; this is encoded by the exons ATGAAAGGAAACATGCTCTACAAGCTAGGACGCCTGGAAGAAGCttgtgaatgtttcctcagagtGCTGGATGTGGCCGACGACCAAGCGGACTACAGACTAAGGCTGGGATTGTGTCTCCTGTTGCTTGGCAGACACAGCGAAGCTATGGTCCAGCTTGAGGGATTAAATGGTCGAGAAGATTTGGTTGCAGCCGCCAAAGCCCTCCAAAGAATGCAACGTCACGGTTGCCCCTACTACATCCTGGGAATTGCAGAAACTGCTAATTTGAAGGACATAGAGTGGGCTTGCAGGAAGCGGACGCTCAAATTCGACCCTGATAGGTGCCAAGGGTCTGAAGAAGAGCGACAATGCAGGAAGGAAATCATGCAGAAGGTAAACTATGCCAACAATCTCCTGCATGATGCTGAGGAAAGAGGAGAATACGACGCTGTCAGGGAGTTCATCAAGGACCTGGCAGCTAAAGTATTTCAAGATCCTCAGGAGCCCATGAAA agCAGCTGTGATCTTCTCGGCCCATTCGGTGGCTTGACTGTGagatgggtgttcactgctgctccccccggcAGCAACCAGcaacgggaggtccccccacctcctacacacccatcctgcaatcaaaaccatcgaatgggccaagaaaatcgcactGCCTCTGGAGCATga